A genomic window from Polaribacter gangjinensis includes:
- the thiL gene encoding thiamine-phosphate kinase, whose translation MLEDKNPQRTSLAELGEFGLINHITKYFSISHKSTLKGVGDDAAVLDASTKQTVISTDLLIEGVHFDLSYMPLKHLGYKAVMVNLSDIYAMNATAEQITVSLAVSNRFPLEAIEELYAGIQLACETYHIDLIGGDTTSSTKGMLLSITAIGKANKEDLVFRDGAKPTDLIVVTGDFGAAYLGLQVLEREKQVFKVNPQNQPDLENYTYLIERQLKPEARKDIADLLKELDVKPTSMIDVSDGISSELFHICTQSKVGCKIYEDKLPLDPQVINACEEFELDSTTIALSGGEDYELLFTVPIDAYDKIKGNPNLSIIGHITEQNQGLQLITRGGQEIELRAQGWNALKES comes from the coding sequence ATGTTAGAAGATAAAAATCCACAAAGAACGTCATTGGCTGAATTGGGTGAGTTTGGACTCATCAATCACATCACGAAATATTTCTCGATTTCTCACAAATCAACCCTAAAAGGTGTTGGAGATGATGCTGCTGTTTTGGATGCTTCTACAAAACAAACCGTAATTTCTACAGATTTGTTGATTGAAGGTGTGCATTTTGATTTGAGCTACATGCCTTTAAAACATTTAGGATACAAAGCTGTAATGGTTAATTTGTCTGATATTTATGCAATGAACGCTACTGCAGAGCAAATTACAGTTTCGTTAGCAGTCTCTAACAGATTTCCTTTGGAAGCTATTGAAGAATTGTATGCAGGTATTCAGTTAGCTTGTGAAACGTATCATATTGATTTGATTGGTGGCGATACCACTTCATCCACCAAAGGAATGTTGTTGTCAATTACTGCCATTGGTAAGGCAAACAAAGAAGATTTGGTTTTTAGAGATGGTGCAAAACCTACTGATTTAATTGTAGTTACGGGCGATTTTGGAGCAGCTTACTTGGGATTGCAAGTCTTGGAAAGAGAAAAGCAAGTATTTAAAGTAAACCCTCAAAATCAGCCAGATTTAGAAAATTACACGTATTTAATAGAACGTCAATTAAAACCTGAAGCCAGAAAAGATATTGCCGATTTGTTAAAAGAATTGGATGTAAAACCAACTTCTATGATTGATGTTTCTGACGGAATTTCATCAGAATTGTTTCATATATGCACTCAAAGCAAAGTAGGATGCAAAATTTACGAAGACAAATTACCTTTAGACCCACAAGTGATCAATGCTTGCGAAGAATTTGAATTGGATTCAACTACGATTGCTTTAAGTGGAGGTGAAGATTATGAACTACTTTTTACAGTTCCAATTGATGCTTATGACAAAATAAAAGGCAATCCAAACTTGTCAATTATTGGTCATATTACTGAACAAAATCAAGGTTTGCAATTGATTACAAGAGGAGGTCAAGAAATTGAATTACGCGCTCAAGGCTGGAATGCGTTGAAAGAAAGTTAA
- a CDS encoding alpha/beta fold hydrolase, with protein sequence MILPFKGANIYFETHGKGPAIVLLHGFLENSTMWKNLIPELSKKNKIIIIDLLGHGNSDSLGYIHTMELFAETVAAVLKHLKIRKCVLIGHSLGGYVALAFAEKNPEKIKGLCLMNSTSNEDSEERKDIRTRANKMAQTNLKSMIQISISNLFYQENVSKFTSEIEILKQEALKTTLQGYLAAQEGMKIRPNRNHILTEATYRKLIIIGEKDPVIDVTISLEEALKTNTNYVIFDGGHMSFIENAQELLAALKTLLKK encoded by the coding sequence ATGATTTTACCATTTAAAGGAGCCAATATTTATTTTGAAACTCATGGAAAAGGACCTGCAATAGTTTTGCTGCATGGTTTTTTAGAAAATTCCACGATGTGGAAAAACTTAATTCCTGAACTTTCTAAAAAAAACAAAATAATTATTATTGATTTATTAGGTCATGGAAATTCTGATAGTTTGGGATATATCCACACTATGGAACTTTTTGCAGAAACTGTTGCTGCTGTGTTGAAACATTTAAAGATTAGAAAATGTGTTTTGATAGGACATTCTTTAGGAGGTTATGTTGCGTTGGCTTTTGCTGAAAAAAATCCTGAAAAAATAAAAGGGTTGTGTTTGATGAATTCCACTTCTAACGAAGATTCTGAAGAGCGAAAAGACATTAGAACACGTGCTAATAAAATGGCACAAACCAATTTGAAAAGCATGATTCAAATATCAATTTCGAATTTATTTTATCAAGAAAACGTTTCGAAATTTACTTCTGAAATTGAAATCCTAAAACAAGAAGCGCTCAAAACTACTTTACAAGGATATTTGGCTGCACAAGAAGGGATGAAAATTCGCCCAAATAGAAATCACATTTTGACAGAAGCTACATACAGAAAACTAATAATTATCGGCGAAAAAGATCCTGTAATTGATGTAACTATTTCTTTGGAAGAAGCTCTAAAAACCAACACAAATTATGTAATTTTTGATGGTGGACATATGAGTTTTATTGAAAACGCCCAGGAACTTTTGGCTGCTTTGAAAACGTTATTGAAAAAATAA
- a CDS encoding type 1 periplasmic binding fold superfamily protein — protein sequence MKKYIFLFSSLVIMSLTSCSSDNPEIVNEEELITTLKVTLTPQGGGSVVTLQLQDLDGDGPNAPVTTVSGPLLANTTYTGVTQVLNETESPAEDITLEVEEEGDEHQFFYTFSNSIATINYTDVDKNGRPIGITFNLTTTTAGIGNLTVTLRHEPNKTASGVSAGNITNAGGETDVEATFSLTVN from the coding sequence TGCTCAAGTGACAATCCAGAGATCGTAAACGAAGAAGAATTGATTACTACTTTAAAAGTAACATTAACACCTCAAGGTGGAGGAAGTGTAGTTACTTTACAATTGCAAGATTTAGATGGTGATGGACCAAATGCTCCTGTAACCACTGTTTCAGGACCTTTGCTAGCAAATACAACCTATACTGGAGTAACACAAGTATTGAATGAAACTGAATCTCCTGCTGAGGATATCACTTTAGAAGTGGAAGAAGAAGGTGATGAGCACCAGTTTTTTTATACGTTTTCTAACAGTATTGCCACTATAAATTATACAGATGTAGACAAAAATGGCAGACCCATTGGAATCACTTTCAATTTAACAACTACAACTGCAGGAATTGGAAATTTGACAGTTACTTTACGTCATGAACCAAATAAAACTGCATCAGGAGTAAGTGCAGGAAACATTACCAATGCTGGAGGAGAAACTGATGTTGAAGCAACTTTCTCTTTAACAGTAAACTAG